One window from the genome of Paenibacillus azoreducens encodes:
- the cas8c gene encoding type I-C CRISPR-associated protein Cas8c/Csd1 — protein MSWLLNLYETYESNLDLVGEIETRANDQEFTLLPISHTTQNAHIEVTVSENGEFHSASVIDKKDASTLIPCTEKSASRAGKVISPYPLHDKLVYVAGDFTAYAGSGNEAESFAHYIKQLGDWANSSYATWKVRSIYNYLKKGCLIQDLIKERILFVDTDKRLIEKWDKKYESLYPEKPFIFSVLAGGQESAFVRFNVRARDIEKDVWDDQEMYKSWIDYYQNLLGDEDICFVTGNRQPSTDKHANKIRNAADKAKLISANDSSGFTYRGRFNASHDAASISYEVSQKAHNALKWLINRQGKIIDLRVFLIWGNDDLNVPDPTEDTFAIGPAPTEVAAKRSFTNREYAQEVYKLMDGYKSNLSSKPKINILVLDSATTGRMAVLYYRNMDKEIYLEKLKDWHTSCAWLHRYRKNREGDFVQFYGAPATKDIAFAAYGPRANEKIVKGLMERMLPCIVDGANIPQDIVKSAFHRASNPVSMEKWEWEKTLSITCALINKTLKTRKEEFGLALNTENDDRDYLFGRLLAVADVLERRALGDETRATNAIRYMNSFSMHPERTWMTIQRSLQPYQARLGTKATYLTKIMDEIASKFKVEDFNNRSLSGKYLLGFYSQRHELYQKKENNNDANEASGEE, from the coding sequence TTGAGTTGGTTGCTGAATTTATATGAGACCTATGAATCTAACTTGGACTTGGTTGGTGAAATCGAAACAAGAGCGAATGACCAGGAATTCACATTGCTGCCCATTTCCCACACCACCCAAAATGCTCACATTGAAGTCACCGTTTCGGAAAATGGTGAATTTCACTCGGCGTCCGTAATTGACAAAAAGGATGCAAGCACATTAATTCCATGTACGGAAAAATCGGCGAGCCGTGCGGGGAAGGTCATCTCTCCATATCCCTTGCATGACAAACTCGTTTATGTTGCCGGGGATTTCACGGCATATGCGGGAAGTGGGAATGAAGCGGAATCTTTTGCCCATTACATCAAGCAGTTGGGGGATTGGGCGAACTCTTCGTATGCCACTTGGAAAGTTCGGAGTATCTATAACTATCTCAAAAAAGGCTGCTTGATTCAGGATCTGATCAAAGAACGCATTTTATTCGTGGATACGGACAAACGCCTGATTGAGAAATGGGATAAAAAGTATGAGTCGCTGTATCCCGAAAAGCCGTTTATTTTTTCCGTACTTGCGGGAGGGCAGGAGAGTGCTTTTGTCCGGTTTAATGTACGGGCGCGGGATATTGAGAAGGATGTATGGGATGATCAGGAGATGTACAAGTCCTGGATCGATTACTATCAAAACCTGCTCGGCGATGAGGATATTTGCTTTGTCACGGGAAACAGGCAGCCAAGCACCGACAAACATGCCAACAAAATCCGGAATGCGGCGGACAAAGCTAAATTAATTTCGGCCAATGACTCAAGCGGTTTTACATATCGGGGCCGGTTTAATGCAAGCCATGACGCTGCCAGCATTAGTTACGAGGTGTCGCAAAAAGCGCATAATGCGTTGAAATGGTTGATTAATCGCCAAGGGAAAATCATTGATCTACGGGTATTTTTGATTTGGGGAAATGATGATCTTAATGTGCCCGACCCTACCGAGGATACGTTTGCGATTGGTCCTGCACCAACTGAAGTTGCAGCCAAGAGGTCTTTTACGAACCGGGAATATGCCCAAGAAGTATACAAATTAATGGACGGTTACAAAAGCAACTTGTCGAGCAAACCGAAGATTAATATCCTGGTCCTTGATTCGGCGACAACGGGGCGCATGGCCGTACTTTATTACCGGAACATGGATAAAGAAATCTATTTGGAAAAGCTGAAAGATTGGCATACAAGTTGCGCATGGCTGCATCGCTACCGTAAAAACCGTGAAGGGGATTTTGTGCAGTTTTATGGAGCCCCGGCAACCAAAGATATTGCATTTGCCGCTTACGGACCGCGAGCGAATGAAAAAATCGTCAAAGGTTTGATGGAGCGGATGCTGCCATGCATCGTCGACGGTGCCAACATTCCTCAAGATATTGTCAAAAGCGCTTTTCACCGCGCCTCAAATCCGGTGTCGATGGAAAAGTGGGAGTGGGAAAAAACGCTCAGCATTACATGCGCGTTGATCAATAAAACATTGAAGACCAGAAAGGAGGAGTTTGGTTTGGCATTGAATACGGAAAACGATGATCGCGACTACTTATTTGGCCGCTTATTAGCCGTTGCGGATGTACTGGAAAGACGGGCTCTCGGGGACGAGACGCGTGCGACGAACGCAATCCGTTATATGAACTCTTTTTCCATGCATCCCGAAAGAACCTGGATGACTATTCAAAGAAGTTTGCAGCCATATCAAGCACGGTTGGGGACAAAAGCTACCTATCTTACGAAGATTATGGATGAAATCGCTTCGAAATTTAAAGTGGAGGATTTCAATAATAGGTCGTTAAGCGGCAAATATTTGTTAGGTTTTTATAGCCAAAGACATGAGCTTTATCAAAAGAAAGAAAACAATAACGATGCCAATGAAGCATCCGGTGAGGAGTGA
- the cas7c gene encoding type I-C CRISPR-associated protein Cas7/Csd2 — MSVLDHKIDFAVVLSVKGANPNGDPLNGNRPRQNYDGHGEISDVAIKRKIRNRLQDMGEPIFVQSNDRKTDAFSSLRERADANEELNKILKSKTASGDDFAKIACESWIDVRSFGQVFAFKGGADKGVSVGVRGPVSIHTATSVLPIDITSMQITKSVNSEPGKDRGSDTMGMKHRVDFGVYVFYGSINTQLAEKTGFSNEDANKIKEALVTLFENDASAARPDGSMEIHKVYWWEHNSKLGQYSSAKVHRSLTVEPRVEEPKSFDEYVIELTELDGLKVEILDGL, encoded by the coding sequence ATGTCAGTATTAGATCATAAAATCGATTTTGCCGTCGTGTTATCTGTAAAAGGCGCTAATCCCAATGGAGACCCGTTAAACGGTAATCGTCCAAGACAAAATTATGACGGGCATGGAGAAATATCGGATGTGGCGATTAAACGGAAAATCCGAAACAGGCTGCAGGATATGGGAGAACCGATTTTTGTACAATCTAATGACCGAAAAACCGATGCGTTCAGCAGCTTAAGAGAACGTGCCGATGCGAATGAGGAACTGAATAAAATACTGAAATCAAAGACAGCATCAGGCGATGATTTTGCTAAAATCGCATGTGAGTCCTGGATCGATGTCCGCAGCTTTGGGCAGGTGTTCGCGTTTAAGGGTGGGGCGGATAAAGGCGTATCCGTAGGTGTGAGAGGCCCTGTATCAATTCATACGGCGACCAGCGTTTTACCAATTGATATTACCAGTATGCAGATCACGAAAAGCGTGAACTCGGAGCCGGGGAAGGACCGGGGATCGGATACGATGGGGATGAAGCATCGCGTGGATTTTGGTGTATACGTTTTTTATGGCAGCATCAATACTCAACTGGCTGAAAAGACAGGCTTCTCAAACGAAGATGCAAACAAGATCAAAGAAGCGCTGGTAACATTGTTTGAAAATGATGCATCGGCAGCCAGACCGGACGGAAGTATGGAGATTCATAAGGTATACTGGTGGGAACATAATTCAAAATTGGGTCAATACTCTTCCGCCAAAGTACATCGTTCATTAACCGTAGAACCACGTGTTGAGGAACCAAAATCTTTTGATGAATATGTTATTGAACTCACGGAGCTTGATGGTCTGAAGGTTGAGATTCTGGATGGCCTATAA
- the cas5c gene encoding type I-C CRISPR-associated protein Cas5c, whose protein sequence is MRNAIEFEVYGNYALFTDPLTKLGGEKLSYQVPTYQAIKGIVESIYWKPTLIMIVDEIRVMNAIRMESKGIRPIEYGGGNTLANYTYLKDVRYQVRAHFEFNLNRPDLAHDRNEHKHHNILKRSLKAGGRRDIFLGARECQGYVEPCEFGSGDGFYDGYGEIHLGNMVHGINYPDETGRDQMEVRLWIPKMKDGYIKFDRPEDCPQVRVISEMKPKHFDENNVESVDDLFAQMEGGEAL, encoded by the coding sequence ATGAGAAATGCAATCGAATTCGAAGTTTATGGAAATTATGCGCTTTTTACGGACCCCTTAACCAAATTGGGCGGGGAAAAGCTATCCTATCAGGTGCCAACTTACCAAGCGATTAAAGGCATCGTTGAAAGCATTTACTGGAAGCCGACCCTCATCATGATTGTCGATGAGATTCGTGTCATGAATGCAATTCGTATGGAGTCTAAAGGCATTCGTCCGATTGAATACGGGGGCGGCAACACGCTTGCAAACTATACCTATTTAAAAGATGTCCGCTATCAGGTGCGGGCTCATTTTGAATTCAATCTGAATCGCCCGGATTTAGCACATGACCGTAATGAACATAAGCATCATAATATTTTAAAACGTTCTCTCAAAGCGGGGGGCCGCAGAGATATTTTTCTGGGAGCCCGCGAATGTCAGGGGTATGTGGAGCCGTGCGAATTTGGTTCAGGCGATGGATTTTATGATGGATATGGCGAGATTCATCTCGGCAATATGGTGCATGGGATCAATTATCCGGATGAAACAGGGCGGGATCAGATGGAAGTCCGTTTATGGATTCCTAAAATGAAGGATGGCTATATTAAATTTGACCGACCAGAGGATTGCCCTCAGGTTCGAGTGATCTCAGAAATGAAGCCGAAGCATTTTGATGAAAACAATGTAGAATCGGTTGACGATCTTTTTGCCCAAATGGAAGGGGGTGAAGCTCTTTGA
- the cas1c gene encoding type I-C CRISPR-associated endonuclease Cas1c: MKRLLNTLYVTQPDIYLSLDGDNIVLLKEQEKVGRLPLHNLESIVAFGYTGASPALMGYCAERNIAITFMTMSGRFLARVIGQSKGNVVLRKKQYLISADESLSVKTARNFIIGKIYNHKWIIERMTRDYPLRINVAEFKEISGQLSSIILDVRACEDLERLRGLEGQAAFSYNKALGQMILQQTDDFYFRSRSRRPPLDNMNAMLSLAYTLLANDMAAALEAVGLDAYVGFLHRDRPGRASLALDVMEELRGVYADKFVLTLINKKIVNKDDFYTKENGAVLMTDEARKKFLAAWQNKKQEKIEHPYLGEKISWGLVPHAQALLLARYLRGDLDEYPPFLWK, from the coding sequence ATGAAGCGTCTTCTTAATACGTTATATGTCACGCAACCAGATATATATTTATCACTGGACGGGGATAATATTGTGTTGCTGAAGGAACAAGAGAAGGTTGGACGTTTGCCGCTGCACAATCTGGAATCTATTGTCGCTTTTGGTTATACGGGCGCCAGTCCGGCACTAATGGGGTATTGTGCGGAGCGGAATATAGCGATCACATTTATGACGATGAGCGGGAGGTTTTTGGCTCGTGTTATTGGACAAAGCAAAGGGAATGTGGTGTTGCGTAAGAAGCAGTATCTTATCTCTGCGGATGAATCTTTGTCTGTAAAAACTGCCCGCAACTTTATTATCGGCAAAATATATAACCACAAATGGATAATTGAGCGAATGACTCGCGACTATCCGCTTCGAATTAATGTGGCTGAATTCAAGGAAATTTCCGGGCAGCTATCATCCATTATTTTAGATGTAAGAGCGTGCGAGGACCTAGAGCGGTTAAGAGGATTGGAAGGACAAGCTGCATTCAGCTACAATAAGGCGCTGGGACAAATGATTTTGCAGCAGACAGACGATTTTTATTTTCGTTCCCGCTCTCGTAGGCCTCCGCTGGATAATATGAATGCGATGCTTTCTCTGGCGTACACATTGCTGGCAAATGATATGGCTGCCGCCCTGGAAGCGGTTGGGCTGGATGCCTATGTTGGATTCCTGCACCGGGATCGTCCCGGGCGGGCATCTTTGGCACTTGATGTTATGGAAGAGCTGCGGGGAGTCTACGCTGACAAATTTGTTTTGACCTTGATCAATAAGAAGATTGTAAACAAGGATGATTTTTATACAAAAGAAAACGGCGCTGTTTTGATGACAGATGAGGCCAGGAAGAAATTTTTAGCGGCATGGCAAAATAAAAAGCAAGAGAAAATAGAGCATCCGTATTTGGGCGAGAAAATAAGCTGGGGACTGGTTCCGCATGCTCAAGCATTGCTACTGGCGCGTTATTTGCGCGGCGATCTGGATGAATACCCTCCATTTTTATGGAAGTAG
- the cas2 gene encoding CRISPR-associated endonuclease Cas2, which produces MLVLVTYDVKTTSMTGQQRLRRVAKLCQNYGQRVQNSVFECIVDATEFALLKIKLMEVIDQEQDSIRFYQLGNNYKNKVEHFGVKESLDLEGPLIL; this is translated from the coding sequence TTGTTAGTTCTAGTCACATATGATGTAAAGACAACAAGCATGACCGGGCAGCAAAGATTGCGCCGAGTTGCAAAGCTATGCCAAAACTACGGCCAAAGAGTTCAAAATTCGGTATTTGAATGCATCGTAGATGCAACTGAGTTTGCTCTTTTAAAAATAAAACTGATGGAAGTTATCGACCAAGAACAGGACAGTATCAGGTTCTATCAGCTTGGCAACAATTACAAAAACAAGGTGGAGCATTTTGGAGTTAAAGAATCCCTGGATCTTGAAGGTCCATTGATTCTATAG
- the cas4 gene encoding CRISPR-associated protein Cas4: MAYNDEDDYLMLSGIQHFQFCKRQWALIHIEQQWEENVKTIEGQYLHRNADQPFTREKRGDKLVVRAMSVKSHELKMSGICDVVEFVQDSRGVEINGAEGKYLVFPVEYKRGKPKTDESDVLQLAAQAICLEEMLLCEVQMGFIFYQELKHRVEVSLTDDVKQKVRSVVAEMHDYYKRGHTPKVKTGPFCKNCSLHSICLPSLMTKRTVRSYIEGKIRDEASS, encoded by the coding sequence ATGGCCTATAATGATGAAGATGATTATTTGATGCTGTCTGGCATCCAGCATTTTCAATTCTGCAAGCGGCAATGGGCACTCATTCATATCGAACAACAATGGGAAGAGAATGTAAAGACGATCGAAGGGCAGTATCTCCACCGCAATGCAGACCAACCGTTTACGAGAGAAAAGCGCGGCGATAAACTTGTCGTCCGCGCGATGTCTGTCAAGTCGCATGAACTGAAGATGAGCGGCATTTGCGATGTGGTCGAGTTCGTACAAGATAGCCGTGGAGTAGAGATTAATGGAGCCGAGGGCAAATATTTAGTTTTCCCGGTTGAGTATAAACGCGGCAAGCCTAAAACGGATGAGTCGGATGTGCTGCAATTGGCTGCTCAGGCAATCTGTCTCGAGGAGATGCTGCTATGTGAAGTACAGATGGGCTTTATTTTTTACCAAGAACTGAAACATAGGGTTGAAGTGTCACTAACGGATGACGTAAAACAAAAAGTCAGATCGGTTGTGGCTGAGATGCATGATTATTATAAGCGTGGCCATACTCCCAAAGTTAAAACTGGTCCATTTTGCAAAAATTGTTCGCTCCATTCCATTTGCTTGCCATCCCTAATGACAAAACGGACTGTGCGAAGCTATATAGAAGGGAAGATCCGGGATGAAGCGTCTTCTTAA